A genomic segment from Campylobacter concisus encodes:
- the selA gene encoding L-seryl-tRNA(Sec) selenium transferase codes for MSDLRNIPQVDKIIKNEAFSGLDTSLVTMLARQILDEVRAKILNENASFSGEEIINLILDEYDKFNEASLQRVLNLTGVAIHTNLARSVIDKEILSRATPVITGYSNLEYNLKTGSRGNRYDYIGEMIARAFGFEDAIVVNNNASAVFLVLNTFAKGREVVVSRGELVEIGGSFRVPEVMANAGCFLKEVGTTNKTRPRDYEEAISDETAMLVKVHRSNFDIVGFSEETTANELSELASRQNLIDYFDLGSGFYGNLPFNLDKNEPDLKNLKDVSLVSFSGDKLLGAVQCGIIVGKKELIAKLRKNQLLRMLRVDKVIISLLAESMKAYLNKEFELITTQKLLHKSVKELENLANFINKNLKTPLEIVRTQTFVGGGAMPNKKIPSVALAFGGDANLNELKFRQKKVIGRIENDKFLLDLRTLLDDDVNELIKIINETEEK; via the coding sequence TTGAGCGATTTAAGAAATATTCCACAAGTTGATAAGATCATAAAAAACGAAGCATTTTCAGGACTTGACACGAGTTTAGTCACTATGCTTGCAAGGCAAATTTTAGATGAGGTTAGAGCTAAAATTTTAAATGAAAACGCAAGCTTTAGTGGCGAAGAGATAATAAATTTGATCCTAGATGAGTATGATAAATTTAATGAAGCCAGCCTTCAAAGGGTACTAAATTTAACCGGCGTTGCCATACATACAAACCTCGCTAGAAGCGTTATAGATAAAGAAATTTTAAGCCGAGCGACGCCTGTTATCACAGGATACTCAAACCTTGAATACAACCTAAAAACAGGCAGTCGTGGCAATAGATACGACTATATCGGTGAGATGATCGCAAGAGCATTTGGTTTTGAAGACGCTATCGTTGTAAATAATAACGCAAGTGCTGTATTTTTGGTGCTAAATACCTTTGCAAAAGGCAGAGAAGTCGTCGTTAGCAGAGGCGAACTAGTCGAGATCGGCGGTAGTTTTAGAGTGCCAGAAGTTATGGCAAATGCGGGCTGCTTTTTGAAAGAGGTCGGCACTACGAACAAAACTAGGCCAAGAGACTACGAAGAGGCGATCAGCGATGAGACAGCGATGCTTGTAAAGGTTCATCGCTCAAATTTTGACATCGTTGGCTTTAGCGAAGAGACCACGGCAAATGAGCTAAGCGAGCTAGCAAGCAGGCAAAATTTGATAGATTATTTTGATCTTGGCAGTGGATTTTACGGAAATTTACCATTTAACTTAGACAAAAACGAGCCAGATCTAAAAAATTTAAAAGATGTTTCGCTAGTTAGTTTTAGCGGCGATAAGCTGCTTGGCGCGGTGCAGTGTGGTATCATCGTTGGCAAAAAAGAGCTCATCGCAAAACTTAGAAAAAACCAGCTTTTAAGGATGCTTCGCGTCGATAAAGTGATCATCTCGCTTTTGGCTGAGAGCATGAAAGCTTATCTAAACAAAGAATTTGAGCTAATCACAACGCAAAAACTACTTCACAAGAGCGTAAAAGAGCTTGAAAATTTAGCAAATTTTATAAATAAAAATTTAAAAACCCCGCTTGAGATAGTGCGCACACAAACCTTTGTAGGAGGCGGTGCGATGCCAAATAAAAAGATCCCAAGCGTGGCTTTGGCATTTGGCGGTGACGCAAATTTAAACGAGCTAAAATTTAGGCAAAAAAAGGTGATCGGCCGCATAGAAAATGATAAATTTTTACTTGATTTAAGAACACTTTTAGATGACGATGTAAATGAACTAATAAAAATAATAAATGAAACGGAAGAAAAATGA
- the selB gene encoding selenocysteine-specific translation elongation factor, which yields MSLIIGTAGHIDHGKTALIKELNGFEGDNLEEEKKRGITIDLSFSNLSKNDENIAFIDVPGHENLIKTMISGAYGFDACLFVVAANDGLMPQSLEHLEILNLLGVKSVIVALTKCDLVDEATINLRKKEIRDEISKFKNLQILEIFAVSIKDKASIDELRNYLFTLRAKKRDEDGVFRYYIDRVFSLKGIGNVVTGTVIEGSVSKNEKLFNYDAGKEVLVRSVQSHDKFVDSAGVSSRVALNLTGTQLSELKKGQLLSKKGYFRGFREVDAVVTAKNLIHSQSVTFCVGAKNVPAKVLILSQKDDSYFVTFKFQSDMFLKFDEAFVLISDARVIGGGRVLNPVLEPLKKAGKILFLAALLKHDFIGAFSILKEAHKNGFGIISSYQRFGLSHEEAVNVAKKVSNVFVDEKALNIYDLSAVERIKSAIKFMIEKNEFAVFSAQSISLKLAWASQNLAQKALDELESINLISKNDGVYTKRGVDISKLKVRLEEKIYEILESGKLAPTAPYNIYDELEIDRLSGDNALKKLTAMGRVVRLEHNLFITRNSLKMALDKLREIIKNQGFVNVTNAKDALNLSRKYVIAYLEQLDLESDIMKQGNDRVFRG from the coding sequence ATGAGTCTAATAATAGGAACAGCAGGGCATATCGACCACGGAAAAACCGCGCTTATAAAGGAACTAAACGGCTTTGAGGGGGACAATCTTGAAGAGGAGAAAAAGCGTGGCATAACGATCGATCTAAGCTTTTCAAATTTAAGTAAAAATGATGAAAATATCGCCTTTATCGATGTACCTGGGCATGAAAATCTCATAAAAACGATGATAAGTGGCGCGTATGGCTTTGACGCGTGTTTATTTGTAGTGGCAGCAAATGACGGCCTTATGCCTCAAAGCTTGGAGCACCTTGAAATTTTAAATCTCCTTGGCGTAAAATCCGTGATCGTGGCGCTTACAAAGTGTGACCTCGTAGATGAAGCGACTATAAATTTAAGAAAAAAAGAGATAAGAGATGAAATTTCTAAATTTAAAAACCTACAAATTTTAGAAATTTTTGCCGTTAGTATAAAGGATAAGGCAAGCATTGACGAGCTTAGAAACTACCTCTTTACATTAAGAGCTAAAAAGCGCGATGAAGATGGCGTTTTTAGATACTACATCGATAGGGTTTTTAGCCTAAAAGGTATCGGAAATGTCGTAACTGGCACCGTTATAGAGGGAAGCGTTAGTAAAAATGAGAAGCTTTTTAACTATGACGCCGGCAAAGAGGTGCTAGTAAGAAGTGTGCAAAGCCATGATAAATTCGTAGATAGCGCAGGGGTTAGCAGCCGTGTGGCGCTAAATCTAACTGGCACCCAGCTTAGCGAGTTAAAAAAAGGGCAGTTACTTAGTAAAAAAGGCTATTTTAGGGGATTTAGAGAGGTTGATGCGGTCGTAACTGCTAAAAATTTGATTCACTCGCAAAGCGTAACCTTTTGCGTAGGAGCTAAAAATGTGCCTGCAAAGGTGCTAATCCTTAGCCAAAAAGATGATAGCTACTTTGTTACCTTTAAATTTCAAAGCGATATGTTTTTGAAATTTGACGAGGCATTTGTGCTCATCTCAGATGCACGTGTGATAGGAGGTGGCAGAGTGCTAAATCCTGTGCTTGAGCCACTGAAGAAAGCTGGCAAAATTCTCTTTTTGGCTGCACTTTTAAAGCATGATTTCATTGGGGCATTTTCTATACTTAAAGAAGCCCACAAAAATGGTTTTGGCATCATCTCTTCTTATCAAAGGTTTGGACTAAGTCACGAAGAGGCCGTAAATGTGGCTAAAAAAGTCTCAAACGTCTTTGTTGATGAAAAAGCTTTAAATATCTACGATCTAAGCGCGGTTGAGCGGATAAAATCAGCCATTAAATTTATGATAGAAAAGAATGAATTTGCTGTCTTTTCAGCTCAAAGTATAAGCTTAAAGCTTGCTTGGGCTAGTCAAAATTTGGCTCAAAAAGCACTTGATGAGCTTGAAAGTATAAATTTAATCTCTAAAAATGATGGCGTCTATACAAAAAGGGGCGTTGATATAAGCAAACTAAAAGTAAGGCTTGAAGAGAAAATTTATGAAATTTTAGAAAGCGGAAAGCTAGCTCCTACGGCACCTTATAATATATATGATGAGCTGGAAATAGATAGGCTAAGTGGCGATAATGCACTTAAAAAACTAACTGCAATGGGCAGAGTTGTAAGGCTGGAGCATAATCTTTTTATCACTAGAAATTCGCTAAAAATGGCACTTGATAAGCTAAGAGAGATCATCAAAAATCAAGGCTTTGTAAATGTCACAAACGCCAAGGATGCACTAAATTTAAGCAGAAAATATGTAATCGCTTATCTTGAGCAACTTGACCTTGAGAGTGACATAATGAAGCAAGGAAATGATAGAGTCTTTCGTGGTTAG
- a CDS encoding thioredoxin domain-containing protein → MKKVVLASIIAATSLMAASDKQIEDFYSEVFKNQNIDGVNVKVVERTKILDDIEKVSLKFSKGDMSQEDVTFVKGDLMFPDVVNLKEQKSYLAEEKKVIAEKAALDLVKSLAKIYKNEDKANVVTLGNDSKKPTLIMFSDPECPYCRAELAKIETTLKDNNVEIILTPVHELSSLQKSALIYKDIKNAKSDSDKVKILRKYFSEDYNVDEKNVSKEESNKIDTLRKKYFSAGVRSVPFIINKSDLK, encoded by the coding sequence ATGAAAAAAGTGGTTTTAGCCTCAATAATAGCGGCAACTAGCCTAATGGCAGCAAGCGATAAGCAAATAGAAGATTTTTACTCAGAAGTTTTTAAAAATCAAAATATCGATGGTGTTAATGTAAAAGTCGTAGAACGCACTAAAATTTTAGATGATATAGAAAAAGTAAGCTTAAAATTTAGCAAAGGAGATATGTCTCAAGAAGATGTGACTTTTGTTAAGGGCGATCTTATGTTTCCTGATGTTGTAAATTTAAAGGAGCAGAAGTCTTATTTGGCTGAAGAAAAAAAGGTAATCGCAGAAAAAGCAGCACTTGATTTAGTAAAATCACTAGCTAAAATTTATAAAAATGAAGACAAGGCAAATGTTGTAACTCTTGGTAATGATAGCAAAAAGCCAACTCTTATCATGTTTTCAGATCCTGAATGCCCATATTGTAGAGCCGAGCTAGCAAAGATCGAAACGACATTAAAAGACAATAATGTTGAAATCATCCTAACTCCCGTGCATGAACTATCATCTTTGCAAAAAAGTGCTTTGATCTATAAAGATATAAAAAATGCAAAAAGTGATAGCGATAAGGTTAAAATTTTAAGAAAGTATTTTTCTGAAGATTATAACGTAGATGAAAAAAATGTTAGTAAAGAAGAGAGCAACAAGATCGATACTCTACGAAAAAAATATTTCTCGGCTGGCGTTAGATCAGTGCCATTTATCATAAACAAAAGTGATCTAAAATAA
- a CDS encoding twin-arginine translocation signal domain-containing protein, producing MQGSRRDFLKKSLKVGAAGGVLAVSAVAKVTSDDLAPDDNGVVVGKSNKKEVLYKKSKNWETYYKIAY from the coding sequence ATGCAAGGATCAAGAAGAGATTTTCTAAAAAAATCTCTAAAAGTCGGTGCTGCCGGCGGTGTACTCGCAGTCTCAGCCGTAGCAAAAGTGACTAGTGACGACTTAGCTCCTGATGACAATGGTGTCGTCGTTGGCAAGTCAAACAAAAAAGAGGTGCTTTATAAAAAAAGCAAGAACTGGGAAACCTACTATAAAATCGCTTACTAA
- a CDS encoding formate dehydrogenase subunit alpha — protein MKKVDGKWQRISWDQAVNEIGDKMLQIRKEDGPDSVVFLGSAKFNNEQAYYFRKFCAFWGTNSNDHVARIUHSATVAGVANTWGYGAMTNHFGDMAANSKCIFIIGANPAVANPVGGMKHTLQAKDRNNAKVIVADPNFTKTAAHADLYLRQRSGTDIALVYGLIHIILKNGWEDKEFIENRTYGIDEIRKEAEHWTPEVTSDVTGVPVDKLLKAAEILAHTKPGTVVWALGITQHSVGTSNTRILPILQLILGNMGKAGGGCNIIRGHDNVQGSTDMCNLSDSLPMYYGLTDAAWKYYCKGWGVDYDEFIKRFAVSTKEPKQGGAPVKNTVFEEYYYHDPKHPEDRNWRNEKGWSLSKWWQGVLKEENTFSSGALRVLWVQGTGLTSMAHLAKIQEAASKLDMIVVAEPFVNEISILSDRKDGVYILPVATAFENEGHLSATNRSGQWRTKVVDPLYESKGDHEVMFLFAKKFGFYDEYVKGMKMGIVDREIKQVKDDFVWPDDATNEIARIGNSIGYGGRTAEMFRRHQANWDKFDPDTLIGIGGEVKGEYYGKPWPAWDEKHPGTPILYDMSKPYVEGGSGFRNRFGLEHNGVSQLASEETTLVGSAIKGGYPQITKENIEKVLGITLTEEEKAKMGPSWSMDYSGIIFEKCREKGVVPYGNARARAIVWEFLDPIPKHREPVHSPRWDLVQKYPTFEDQARNFRVSTKFKSEQQAKDWSKEFPIVFSTQRVVNLSGAGMIERTSKYLSAITPEMFANVNPELALKYGIKDRDMMWIHSPQGTKIKVRCYHSQMVTPDRICMPYNFAGIMQGVDLSARYPEGTKPYVIGESFNTVTNYGFDPVTQISEFNAGLCRIEKAEENTFKTSFFHEYGERDAMGKE, from the coding sequence ATGAAAAAAGTTGATGGTAAATGGCAAAGAATTTCATGGGATCAAGCTGTAAATGAGATCGGCGATAAGATGCTTCAGATCCGCAAAGAAGATGGTCCTGATAGTGTTGTTTTCTTAGGATCTGCGAAATTTAACAATGAGCAAGCATATTACTTTAGAAAATTTTGTGCATTTTGGGGTACAAACAGTAACGATCACGTAGCAAGAATTTGACATAGCGCAACAGTCGCCGGTGTGGCGAATACTTGGGGTTATGGCGCGATGACAAACCACTTTGGAGATATGGCTGCAAACTCAAAATGTATATTTATCATTGGAGCAAACCCAGCTGTGGCAAACCCAGTTGGTGGCATGAAGCACACTTTACAAGCAAAAGATAGAAACAATGCAAAAGTAATTGTAGCTGATCCAAATTTTACAAAGACAGCTGCACATGCTGATCTTTATTTGAGACAAAGATCAGGAACTGATATTGCACTTGTTTATGGTCTTATTCACATTATTCTCAAAAATGGCTGGGAAGATAAAGAATTTATAGAAAATAGAACTTACGGTATTGATGAGATAAGAAAAGAGGCTGAGCACTGGACACCAGAGGTTACATCTGATGTTACTGGAGTACCAGTTGATAAGCTACTAAAAGCTGCAGAAATCCTAGCTCATACAAAACCGGGTACTGTTGTTTGGGCACTTGGCATTACTCAACACTCAGTTGGTACATCAAATACAAGAATTTTACCTATCCTTCAACTAATTCTAGGAAATATGGGTAAAGCAGGCGGTGGCTGTAATATCATTCGTGGTCACGACAATGTTCAAGGCTCAACTGATATGTGCAACCTTTCAGATAGCTTGCCAATGTATTATGGCTTAACTGATGCAGCATGGAAATATTACTGCAAAGGCTGGGGCGTTGATTATGATGAATTTATTAAACGCTTTGCAGTCTCAACAAAAGAGCCAAAACAAGGTGGCGCTCCTGTTAAAAACACAGTCTTTGAAGAGTATTATTACCACGATCCTAAACATCCAGAAGATAGAAACTGGAGAAACGAAAAAGGCTGGTCACTTTCAAAATGGTGGCAAGGCGTCTTGAAAGAGGAAAATACATTTAGTAGTGGTGCATTAAGAGTTCTTTGGGTTCAAGGAACTGGTCTAACATCTATGGCGCACCTAGCTAAAATTCAAGAAGCAGCTTCAAAACTAGATATGATCGTTGTGGCTGAGCCATTTGTAAATGAAATTTCTATCCTTTCAGATAGAAAAGATGGCGTTTATATCTTGCCAGTAGCGACTGCATTTGAAAATGAAGGTCACTTAAGTGCTACAAACCGCTCAGGACAATGGAGAACAAAAGTTGTTGATCCACTTTATGAGAGCAAGGGCGATCACGAAGTGATGTTCTTGTTTGCTAAGAAATTTGGCTTTTACGATGAATACGTAAAAGGCATGAAAATGGGTATCGTAGATCGTGAAATAAAACAAGTAAAAGATGACTTTGTATGGCCTGATGATGCGACAAATGAGATAGCAAGAATTGGAAATTCTATAGGTTATGGTGGTAGAACAGCCGAGATGTTTAGACGCCATCAAGCAAACTGGGATAAATTTGATCCAGATACGCTAATAGGTATTGGCGGTGAAGTCAAAGGCGAATACTACGGTAAACCATGGCCAGCATGGGATGAAAAACACCCTGGAACACCAATACTATATGATATGAGCAAGCCTTATGTTGAAGGTGGTTCAGGCTTTAGAAATCGCTTTGGTCTAGAGCATAATGGCGTTAGTCAGCTAGCTAGCGAAGAGACAACACTTGTTGGCTCAGCTATAAAAGGTGGCTATCCACAAATCACAAAAGAGAATATAGAAAAAGTCTTAGGTATAACTCTAACTGAAGAAGAGAAAGCTAAGATGGGACCAAGCTGGAGCATGGATTATAGTGGTATTATCTTTGAAAAATGCCGTGAAAAAGGTGTTGTGCCTTATGGTAATGCAAGGGCAAGAGCTATCGTTTGGGAATTCCTCGATCCTATTCCAAAACATAGAGAGCCTGTTCACTCACCACGCTGGGATCTTGTTCAAAAGTATCCGACATTTGAAGATCAAGCTAGAAATTTCCGTGTTTCTACTAAGTTTAAGTCAGAGCAACAAGCAAAAGATTGGTCGAAAGAATTTCCTATCGTATTTAGTACGCAACGCGTCGTAAACCTAAGTGGTGCTGGTATGATCGAAAGAACTAGTAAATATCTATCAGCTATCACGCCAGAGATGTTTGCTAATGTTAATCCAGAGCTAGCTTTAAAATACGGCATAAAAGACCGCGATATGATGTGGATCCATAGTCCACAAGGCACAAAGATCAAAGTAAGATGCTATCACAGCCAGATGGTAACTCCAGATAGAATTTGTATGCCATACAACTTCGCTGGTATTATGCAAGGCGTTGATCTTTCAGCTCGCTATCCAGAGGGTACTAAGCCTTATGTTATCGGTGAGAGCTTTAACACAGTTACTAACTACGGATTTGACCCAGTTACTCAAATTTCAGAGTTTAACGCAGGTCTTTGCCGTATAGAAAAAGCTGAGGAAAATACATTTAAAACATCGTTTTTCCATGAATATGGCGAGAGAGACGCCATGGGTAAAGAGTAA